The sequence GGGTCTATGCTCAATTATCATCCCCCGATTCCAGGACATATATATCCTGGTTTATATTATGCATGGTGAAAGAACATGTTACAATTTTGAATGTTTTACATTTTTATAGTTCTCAACATATTTGCCGAGGGCAAACAGCGCAGCGGCAACTGTTAGATATAAAAGCAGAAGACCTGTGGTCCTGTCGATTTCCAGGAATATAACCGATATATAAAAAAGAACCGTTGCAATTTTTCCATATAGTTTTGCAGATACAAAAGTTCCCATTTTATATAAAATTATGGCTCCAAGGATCATAAAGAATTCTTTCAAACCTATTATTGTTACAACCCAAAACGGTATAATATGTTTTACCGTAAGGCTTATTAAAACCGCTATAGACATAAGTTTATCAGCTAAAGGGTCGAGAATAGAACCCCATTTTGTTATCAAGTTGAATTTTCTCGCAATATATCCATCCAATATATCCGTTAAACCGGCAGCAGCAAAAACAATAAATGAAATGAGCATTGCATTCGGTATATTAGAGAAGAAAATTAATAAAAAAACGGGAACAAGTATAAGCCTTATAATAGTTAAAATATTTGGTATATTCATATTAA comes from Clostridiales bacterium and encodes:
- a CDS encoding CDP-alcohol phosphatidyltransferase family protein, translated to MNIPNILTIIRLILVPVFLLIFFSNIPNAMLISFIVFAAAGLTDILDGYIARKFNLITKWGSILDPLADKLMSIAVLISLTVKHIIPFWVVTIIGLKEFFMILGAIILYKMGTFVSAKLYGKIATVLFYISVIFLEIDRTTGLLLLYLTVAAALFALGKYVENYKNVKHSKL